In Roseomonas fluvialis, one genomic interval encodes:
- a CDS encoding GNAT family N-acetyltransferase: protein MRTLTPDDLPRAAALSRLVGWNQVERDWALFLQEGAGCTVDDGRDALGATAAVIRYGDSLAWISMVLVRPDLRRQGHATALMRWATGALDGVRCAALDATPAGREVYARLGFRDLWGFARWSLPAALPLAPGPRLLRDADWPAVLALDAAAFGAPRAALLRDFAARSPAFVLEGGAGFVLTRDGARGPQVGPVVARDGAAACALVAAARAALPGAAVIDLPDARAGLADWIATHGGTLQRPFTRMALGAATPGDATLLAAVAGPEFG, encoded by the coding sequence ATGCGAACGCTGACACCGGATGACCTGCCTCGCGCTGCCGCGCTGTCGCGCCTGGTGGGCTGGAACCAGGTCGAGCGCGACTGGGCGCTGTTCCTGCAGGAGGGCGCGGGGTGCACGGTGGATGACGGGCGGGATGCGCTCGGCGCCACCGCGGCGGTGATCCGCTACGGGGACTCGCTGGCCTGGATTTCCATGGTGCTGGTGCGCCCCGACCTGCGACGCCAGGGCCACGCCACGGCGCTGATGCGGTGGGCGACGGGCGCCCTGGACGGTGTGCGCTGCGCCGCGCTGGACGCGACGCCGGCGGGGCGCGAGGTCTACGCGAGGCTCGGCTTCCGGGACCTGTGGGGTTTCGCGCGCTGGTCGCTGCCGGCGGCGCTGCCCCTCGCACCCGGCCCACGCCTGCTGCGCGATGCCGATTGGCCGGCCGTGCTGGCGCTGGATGCGGCCGCCTTCGGTGCACCGCGCGCGGCGCTGCTGCGCGACTTCGCAGCGCGGTCGCCGGCCTTCGTACTCGAAGGCGGGGCCGGCTTCGTGCTGACACGCGACGGTGCCCGCGGGCCGCAGGTCGGTCCCGTGGTGGCGCGCGACGGCGCCGCGGCGTGCGCGCTGGTCGCGGCCGCGCGCGCCGCATTGCCGGGAGCGGCGGTGATCGACCTGCCCGATGCGCGCGCCGGCCTCGCGGATTGGATCGCGACGCATGGCGGCACGCTGCAGCGGCCCTTCACGCGCATGGCGCTGGGTGCGGCGACGCCAGGGGACGCGACGCTGTTGGCCGCCGTCGCCGGGCCGGAATTCGGCTGA
- a CDS encoding Bug family tripartite tricarboxylate transporter substrate binding protein, with protein MLRRQLIAATAAGLAVPAALRAQPAWRPERPVTLIVPWAAGGSTDQMARIVAAELEAPLGQRVVVVNQPGASGSIGTRNALEAPKDGLTWAAGAAVDVGCYKVLGLLDTQLADWNLFFAVANVNVLVANPQSGFRDFGAALEALKTRGQGIGIATAGVSSAGHNMMEALRAATQLQYRHATYDGGNPAMIATVSGETQLGAVLLVEAAEMIRARRLVPLAVQAENPVTLAAQGNVAAIEIPSVRRWLPNIPAPLNYFGIWSPKGVPANVVQTMTTLWTNTIANSQRLKDYANSRAALFTPLSGQAAHDEAWKMVRQTAWLYFDGGKAQVSPETLGIARL; from the coding sequence ATGCTTCGCAGGCAACTGATCGCTGCCACGGCCGCCGGTCTCGCCGTGCCCGCCGCGCTGCGCGCGCAGCCCGCCTGGCGCCCCGAGCGTCCGGTGACCCTCATTGTGCCCTGGGCCGCCGGTGGGTCTACCGACCAGATGGCACGCATCGTGGCGGCCGAGCTGGAAGCCCCGCTCGGCCAGCGCGTGGTGGTGGTGAACCAGCCGGGGGCATCCGGTTCGATCGGCACGCGCAATGCGCTCGAGGCGCCGAAGGATGGCCTGACCTGGGCCGCCGGCGCGGCGGTGGATGTGGGCTGCTACAAGGTGCTCGGCCTGCTGGATACGCAGCTGGCGGATTGGAACCTGTTCTTCGCCGTGGCCAATGTGAACGTGCTGGTGGCGAACCCGCAATCCGGCTTCCGTGACTTCGGCGCCGCGCTGGAAGCGCTGAAGACCCGCGGCCAGGGCATCGGCATCGCGACCGCGGGTGTGTCCTCGGCCGGGCACAACATGATGGAGGCGCTGCGCGCGGCCACCCAGCTGCAGTACCGCCACGCGACCTATGATGGCGGCAACCCCGCGATGATCGCGACCGTGTCCGGCGAGACGCAGCTGGGTGCGGTGCTGCTGGTGGAAGCGGCCGAGATGATCCGCGCGCGGCGCCTGGTGCCGCTCGCGGTCCAGGCCGAGAACCCGGTCACGCTCGCCGCGCAGGGCAATGTGGCAGCGATCGAGATCCCGTCCGTGCGGCGCTGGCTGCCGAACATCCCCGCGCCGCTCAACTACTTCGGCATCTGGTCGCCCAAGGGCGTGCCGGCCAATGTGGTGCAGACCATGACGACGCTGTGGACGAACACCATCGCCAATTCGCAGCGCCTGAAGGACTACGCCAATTCCCGCGCGGCGCTGTTCACGCCGCTGTCCGGCCAGGCCGCGCATGATGAGGCGTGGAAGATGGTGCGCCAGACCGCCTGGCTGTATTTCGACGGCGGCAAGGCGCAGGTCAGTCCCGAGACGCTGGGCATCGCGCGACTTTGA
- a CDS encoding tripartite tricarboxylate transporter TctB family protein, translating into MSEAAQEAESPFDGEKAPASPRADLVTAAVLFALGIAIVQQAWNMPRFVEQSGTGLTAPGIVPGFYGAMLSLLAGVLGLRAMRRGGWAVRAARAKATDDGRRLLTAAVLGVMYAGVLVGRVPFWMASALFVFAFTTAFEWDQGPERRLRRVVEAALIGLGTGVAVTMVFEKLFLLRLP; encoded by the coding sequence TTGAGCGAGGCGGCGCAGGAGGCCGAGTCCCCCTTCGACGGGGAGAAGGCGCCGGCCTCGCCCCGCGCCGACCTGGTCACGGCAGCGGTGCTGTTCGCGCTCGGCATCGCCATCGTGCAGCAGGCCTGGAACATGCCGCGCTTCGTCGAGCAATCGGGCACGGGGCTGACGGCGCCGGGCATCGTGCCGGGCTTCTACGGCGCGATGCTGTCGCTGCTGGCCGGCGTGCTGGGCCTGCGTGCCATGCGACGCGGCGGCTGGGCGGTGCGCGCGGCGCGTGCCAAGGCCACCGATGACGGGCGGCGCCTGCTCACGGCCGCGGTGCTGGGCGTGATGTATGCCGGCGTGCTGGTCGGGCGCGTGCCGTTCTGGATGGCCTCGGCGCTATTCGTCTTCGCCTTCACCACCGCCTTCGAATGGGACCAGGGGCCGGAGCGCCGGCTGCGGCGCGTGGTCGAAGCCGCGCTGATCGGGCTGGGCACCGGCGTCGCGGTGACCATGGTGTTCGAAAAGCTGTTCCTGCTGCGCCTGCCGTGA
- a CDS encoding tripartite tricarboxylate transporter permease — protein MTNPFDMLLGGFAHVLGGGAVWHALWAVLIGIVIGALPGLTATMGVALLTTLTFGMGPNVAMLVLVCVYVGAIYGGSRSAILLNIPGTPASAASTLDGFPLARQGLAGRAMGISTAGSWVGTLFGTVILALFAPSFGEFALQFGSYEMFWVAMFGIVIAGSLSGGDPLKGYIAGFLGLFVATIGQETNHAYARFAYGNGDLAGGLGLLPVLVGVFGVAEVLSAMRGPAVKAVSSKIDSVIPRIGDVTKYWKTVLRSGALGTFIGAMPGLGEDIAAWTSYAAAKRASAEREKFGRGSIEGLMAAETGESACVPGAIIPVLTLAVPGSAPAAVLMAAMMIHGLNPGPMLAITSPEFIYQIVAMLVVADMVKLFYGLILVRPLLWILLIPRARLMPVVFVLCTVGAFAITSRLFDIWVMLGAGLVGFILRELRFPMAPLVLGIVLGDLLDKNLLRGLVLSGGDVTPFFTRPISMGLCVLTLAAAAWSIPGVAGLLRRRRAA, from the coding sequence GTGACCAACCCCTTCGACATGCTGCTGGGCGGCTTCGCGCACGTGCTGGGCGGCGGCGCGGTTTGGCATGCGCTATGGGCGGTGCTGATCGGCATCGTCATTGGCGCGCTGCCGGGGCTGACCGCGACCATGGGCGTCGCGCTGTTGACCACGCTGACCTTCGGCATGGGGCCGAATGTGGCGATGCTGGTTCTGGTCTGCGTGTATGTGGGCGCGATCTATGGCGGGTCGCGCAGCGCCATCCTGCTGAACATTCCCGGTACGCCGGCGAGCGCGGCCTCCACGCTCGATGGCTTTCCGTTGGCGCGGCAGGGCCTGGCGGGGCGTGCGATGGGGATCTCCACCGCGGGGTCCTGGGTCGGCACGCTGTTCGGCACGGTGATCCTCGCGCTGTTTGCGCCGTCCTTCGGCGAATTCGCATTGCAGTTCGGATCCTACGAGATGTTCTGGGTGGCGATGTTCGGCATCGTCATCGCCGGGTCGCTGTCCGGCGGCGATCCGCTGAAGGGGTACATCGCGGGCTTTCTCGGCCTGTTCGTCGCGACGATCGGGCAGGAGACCAACCACGCCTATGCGCGCTTCGCTTATGGCAATGGCGATCTGGCCGGCGGGCTGGGGTTGCTGCCGGTGCTGGTCGGCGTGTTCGGCGTGGCGGAGGTCCTGTCGGCCATGCGCGGGCCGGCGGTGAAGGCGGTGTCGTCGAAGATCGACAGCGTCATCCCGCGCATCGGCGACGTCACGAAGTACTGGAAGACCGTGCTGCGATCGGGTGCGCTTGGCACCTTCATCGGCGCCATGCCCGGGTTGGGCGAGGACATCGCCGCTTGGACCTCCTACGCCGCGGCCAAGCGCGCGAGTGCGGAGCGCGAGAAATTCGGCCGCGGCAGCATCGAGGGGCTGATGGCCGCGGAGACCGGCGAGAGCGCCTGCGTGCCGGGCGCCATCATCCCGGTGCTGACGCTGGCGGTGCCCGGTTCCGCGCCCGCCGCGGTGCTGATGGCGGCAATGATGATCCACGGGCTGAATCCCGGGCCCATGCTCGCGATCACCTCGCCGGAATTCATCTATCAGATCGTCGCGATGCTGGTGGTGGCCGACATGGTGAAGCTGTTCTACGGGCTGATCCTGGTGCGCCCGCTGCTGTGGATCCTGCTGATCCCGCGTGCGCGGCTGATGCCGGTGGTCTTCGTGCTGTGCACGGTGGGTGCCTTCGCCATCACCTCCCGCCTTTTCGACATCTGGGTCATGCTCGGCGCCGGGCTGGTGGGCTTCATCCTGCGGGAATTGCGCTTCCCGATGGCGCCGCTGGTGCTCGGCATCGTGCTGGGCGACCTGCTGGACAAGAACCTCCTGCGCGGGCTGGTGCTGTCCGGGGGCGATGTGACGCCCTTCTTCACGCGACCGATCAGCATGGGGCTGTGCGTGCTGACGCTGGCGGCGGCGGCCTGGTCGATCCCGGGGGTGGCGGGGCTGTTGCGGCGGCGGCGCGCGGCCTGA
- a CDS encoding Bug family tripartite tricarboxylate transporter substrate binding protein: MHRRALLIATAAIAAASRASAQEAWPSRPTTIVVPYVPGGPSDILARTLAQQLQARLGQPFVVENRTGANGAVAAQYVARQAPDGATLFVAASGILTINPLMMPRIGYDSLRDFTPVTIAISASNLLVVNPSVPASTLPELIAWLRANPDRASYGSSGIGSSEHLGMELFTQRTNTRATHVPYQGGGAAVTDLVGGTLQMALLNMATVLPQVQAGRLRAIAIGGRARHPLLPEVPTVMEAGVADFTSGSWHSIVAPRGMADPLAERIHAEVTAALRTPEVAQRLGATGFAVEAGSRAELTATIEGETARWRDVVSRAGLAAG, encoded by the coding sequence ATGCATCGTCGCGCGTTGCTGATCGCCACCGCCGCCATCGCCGCCGCATCGCGCGCTTCCGCGCAGGAAGCCTGGCCGTCGCGGCCCACCACCATCGTCGTGCCCTATGTGCCCGGCGGCCCATCCGACATCCTGGCGCGCACGCTGGCGCAGCAACTGCAGGCGCGGCTTGGGCAGCCCTTCGTGGTGGAAAACCGCACCGGGGCGAATGGTGCGGTGGCTGCACAATACGTGGCACGCCAGGCACCGGACGGTGCGACGCTGTTCGTGGCTGCCAGCGGCATCCTGACCATCAACCCGCTGATGATGCCGCGCATCGGCTATGATTCGCTGCGCGACTTCACGCCGGTCACCATCGCCATCAGCGCGTCGAACCTGCTGGTGGTGAACCCCTCGGTCCCGGCGAGCACTCTGCCCGAATTGATCGCCTGGCTGCGCGCCAATCCCGATCGAGCGTCGTATGGCAGTTCGGGCATCGGGTCGTCGGAGCACCTGGGCATGGAGCTGTTCACCCAGCGCACCAATACGCGCGCGACGCATGTGCCCTACCAGGGCGGCGGTGCGGCGGTGACGGACCTGGTGGGCGGCACGCTGCAGATGGCGCTGCTCAACATGGCGACGGTGCTGCCGCAGGTGCAGGCGGGGCGGCTGCGCGCCATCGCGATCGGCGGGCGCGCGCGGCATCCGCTGCTGCCGGAGGTACCCACGGTGATGGAGGCCGGTGTGGCGGATTTCACCTCCGGGTCGTGGCACAGCATCGTGGCCCCGCGCGGCATGGCGGACCCGCTGGCCGAGCGCATCCATGCCGAGGTGACGGCGGCGCTGCGCACGCCGGAGGTTGCCCAGCGCCTGGGGGCCACGGGCTTCGCGGTGGAGGCCGGTAGCCGCGCCGAGCTGACCGCGACGATCGAGGGCGAGACGGCGCGCTGGCGCGACGTGGTCAGCCGTGCGGGGCTGGCGGCGGGGTAG
- a CDS encoding Gfo/Idh/MocA family protein: protein MGIVGLGLAVKPHALALRDLEAAGRLRVVGGFAPSGDRRAAFAAAWGWPVFGRVDALLAAPGLDLVLVLTPPRTHLPLAEQAFAAGADVLVEKPVEWDAARAQALVEAAARAGRRAAVVFQHRFRPAAQRLKAALDDGALGEILSASASIRWWRDDAYFATPGRGMLARDGGGVLLTQAIHSIDLLLHLAGPVASVTGFARTSGLRAIDTEDIAAAALRFANGAIGAIDATTVARPGFPERIEIAGTRGSAVLAAERLDLHIVGRAPEVIDHGSAGGGGADPMAFDHGPHRAMIAEVIDAIAQRRVPVNDAATGLPVQRLIEAWLRSAQTGVPQSP, encoded by the coding sequence GCGGGCCGCCTGCGTGTGGTCGGCGGCTTCGCGCCCTCGGGCGATCGCCGTGCCGCCTTCGCCGCCGCCTGGGGCTGGCCGGTCTTCGGGCGGGTCGACGCACTTCTCGCCGCGCCGGGGCTCGACCTCGTGCTGGTGCTCACCCCGCCGCGCACGCACCTGCCGCTGGCCGAACAGGCCTTCGCCGCAGGTGCCGACGTCCTGGTGGAGAAGCCTGTCGAATGGGATGCCGCGCGCGCGCAGGCGCTGGTGGAGGCCGCCGCGCGTGCCGGCCGCCGCGCCGCCGTCGTGTTCCAGCACCGCTTCCGCCCCGCCGCGCAACGCCTGAAGGCAGCGCTGGACGATGGCGCGCTGGGCGAGATCCTCTCGGCCTCCGCGTCGATCCGCTGGTGGCGCGACGATGCCTATTTCGCGACACCTGGCCGCGGCATGCTGGCGCGCGACGGCGGCGGCGTGCTGCTGACGCAAGCCATCCACAGCATCGACCTGCTGCTGCACCTGGCCGGGCCCGTCGCCAGTGTGACCGGCTTCGCGCGCACATCGGGCCTGCGCGCCATCGACACCGAGGACATCGCCGCCGCCGCGCTGCGCTTCGCGAATGGCGCGATCGGTGCGATCGACGCCACCACCGTCGCGCGCCCCGGCTTCCCGGAGCGCATCGAGATCGCAGGCACGCGCGGCAGCGCTGTGCTCGCGGCCGAACGGCTCGACCTGCACATCGTGGGTCGCGCACCGGAAGTGATCGACCACGGCAGCGCCGGCGGCGGTGGCGCCGACCCCATGGCCTTCGACCATGGCCCGCACCGCGCCATGATCGCCGAGGTGATCGACGCCATCGCGCAGCGCCGCGTGCCGGTGAACGACGCCGCCACCGGCCTGCCGGTGCAGCGGCTGATCGAGGCCTGGCTGCGCAGCGCGCAGACCGGCGTGCCGCAGTCGCCCTGA